Proteins encoded in a region of the Anas acuta chromosome 13, bAnaAcu1.1, whole genome shotgun sequence genome:
- the C13HXorf65 gene encoding uncharacterized protein CXorf65 homolog, which translates to MFICINHGDNQSFLVNTDCPVLLLLSHLRSKVGVPATDVIDVCDKLGTPKLLFQVKTLRERASEFLPAPGTYYVCRVELGTPGTAQELAPRTFTPLLKDPSVALIEGLRHHGQHTHRRLQRSLKAAEGRRAPATEALPAGTHGQGAGKAAARGAARPGEEQEGAPRRTPQSPGGRQQRPRQR; encoded by the exons ATGTTCATCTGCATCAACCATGGTG ACAACCAGAGCTTCCTGGTCAACACCGACTGCcccgtcctgctgctgctctcccacctGAGGAGCAAGGTGGGGGTCCCCGCCACCG ACGTCATCGATGTGTGCGACAAGCTGGGCACCCCCAAGCTGCTCTTCCAAGTCAAGACCCTACGGGAGAGGGCCAGCGAGTTCCTGCCGGCGCCCGGCACCTACTACGTGTGCAGGGTGGAGCTGGGCACCCCCG GCACCGCGCAGGAGCTGGCGCCGCGGACCTTCACGCCCCTGCTGAAGGACCCCAGCGTGGCGCTGATCG AGGGACTGCGGCACCACGGGCAGCACACGCACAGGAGGCTCCAGCGCTCGCTGAAGGCTGCGGAGGGCAGGAGGGCGCCGGCCACGGAGGCGCTGCCCGCTGGCACCCACGGCCAGGGAGCG GGCAAGGCGGCAGCACGAGGCGCAGCACGACCCGgcgaggagcaggagggggctcCCCGCAGGACCCCGCAGTCCCCGGGGGGGCGGCAGCAGCGGCCGAGGCAGCGCTGA
- the LOC137863548 gene encoding sestrin-3-like isoform X1, protein MIVCPQSMEHPRGSRCQRLPGQVVKMSGSEPERPQFLFVKALASRGRLEAVTQQMGYHPRYLDSFLKTQHYLLHMDGPLPFDCRHYIAIMAAARHHCRYLVNLHVLQFLRAGGDPQWLRGLDFIPPKLRNLNEINKILAHRPWLITKEHIEKLLKISEWSWSLAELVHAVVLLAHCHALASFVFGCGCEQEEGPGGRGSLKASPPGNQCFCEAATGNGCSQELLRINRKRSLDSCMELDSLRERIQRIHVETEGREETRLLPPDREEDTVGEVTGAANLACYMQDPDFGYQDFARRDEDQTQVFRVQDYSWEDHGFSLVNRLYSDIGHLLDEKFRMVGGLQSSAMAKRQGCEPSVFKRGIWNYIHCMFGIRYDDYDYAEVNHLLERMLKVYIKTVTCYPEKTNPEMFDRFWKQFKHSEKVHVNLLILEARMQAELLYALQAITQYMVS, encoded by the exons ATGATCGTGTGTCCCCAGAGCATGGAGCACCCCCGAGGAAGCCGGTGCCAGCGGCTGCCGGGGCAG GTGGTGAAGATGTCCGGCAGCGAGCCTGAGCGCCCGCAGTTCCTCTTCGTGAAGGCGCTGGCGAGCCGGGGGCGGCTGGAGGCGGTGACCCAGCAGATGGGCTACCACCCGCGCTACCTCGACAGCTTCCTGAAGACGCAGCACTACCTGCTGCACATGGACGGCCCGCTGCCCTTCGACTGCCGCCACTACATCGCCATCATG GCGGCCGCCCGGCACCACTGCCGGTACCTGGTGAACCTGCACGTGCTGCAGTTCCTGCGGGCGGGGGGCGATCCCCAGTGGCTGCGCGGCCTCGACTTCATCCCCCCCAAACTCCGCAACCTCAACGAGATCAACAAGATCCTGGCCCACCGGCCCTGGCTCATCACCAAGGAGCACATCGAG aagctgctgaagatCAGCGAGTGGAGCTGGTCGCTGGCGGAGCTGGTGCACGCCGTCGTCCTCCTGGCGCACTGCCACGCACTCGCCAGCTTTGTCTTCGGCTGCGGCTGCGAGCAGGAagaggggccggggggccgggggtcGCTGAAGGCCTCTCCGCCCGGGAACCAGTGCTTCTGCGAGGCCGCCACCGGGAACggctgcagccaggagctgctgcgcATCAACCGCAAGAGG TCCCTGGACTCCTGCATGGAGCTGGACTCTCTCCGGGAGCGCATTCAGCGGATCCACGTAGAGAcggagggcagggaggagacGAGGCTGCTGCCACCAGACCGCGAGGAAG aTACCGTCGGGGAAGTCACTGGCGCCGCCAACCTGGCGTGCTACATGCAGGACCCCGACTTTGGCTACCAGGACTTCGCCCGGCGCGATGAGGACCAGACGCAGGTATTCAGAGTCCAG GATTACTCCTGGGAAGACCACGGCTTCTCGCTGGTGAACCGCCTCTACTCGGACATCGGGCACCTCCTGGATGAGAAGTTCCGGATGGTGGGTGGCCTGCAGAGCAGTGCCATGGCCAAGAGACAGGGCTGCGAACCCTCAGTCTTCAAGCGGGGCATCTGGAACTACATCCACTGCATGTTTGGCATCAG GTACGACGACTACGACTACGCAGAGGTGAATCACCTCCTGGAGCGAATGCTCAAAGTCTACATTAAGACTGTAACCTGCTACCCAGAGAAGACAAACCCCGAAATGTTCGACAGGTTCTGGAAGCAGTTCAAGCACAGTGAAAAG GTGCACGTGAACCTGCTCATCCTGGAAGCCCGCATGCAGGCGGAGCTGCTGTACGCGCTGCAGGCCATCACCCAGTACATGGTCTCGTAG
- the IL2RG gene encoding cytokine receptor common subunit gamma, with translation MAVPMAFFVPVLLFFGLGPRLAAAHGPTGVECVLFNEEYMTCKWGSRETLTANYSLYYWYETRLPMLECKHYLWDQGVSVGCHFNKSEIIQFQPFHVLLNASVNGQTLEIRSKRMELQDLVKPGAPVNLTIRNMSSNQLQLTWSSPYPKAQCLEHAVKYKSNKDTSWIEHGVKGDIFSFPSVDYEKYYTFYVRSKINSYCGSTQLWSEWSVPVVWGRNTTSKGLAEEQLQRFWIHTVLVPIASCLLLLVLVVLLVRMERVWVILMPRIPNPSKNFDELFITHNGNFQEWAGVSKDMLESFKPNYSESICHVSELPSKESHEPQWDGSNRPPGGPGAPAGPREHSPYQNNYVGV, from the exons ATGGCGGTGCCCATGGCTTTCTTCGTGCCCGTCCTGCTGTTCTTCGGGCTGGGCCCCCGCCTCGCCGCCGCCCATGGCCCCACAG gggTGGAGTGCGTCCTGTTCAACGAGGAGTACATGACCTGCAagtggggcagcagggagacGCTCACAGCCAACTACTCCCTCTACTACTG GTACGAGACCAGGTTGCCCATGCTGGAGTGCAAGCACTACCTGTGGGACCAGGGGGTCAGCGTCGGCTGCCACTTCAACAAGAGcgagatcatccagttccagccTTTCCACGTCCTCCTCAACGCCAGCGTCAACGGCCAGACCCTGGAGATCCGCAGCAAGCGCATGGAGCTGCAGGACCTCG TGAAACCGGGGGCTCCCGTCAACCTGACCATCCGCAACATGAGCAGCAACCAGCTGCAGCTGACCTGGAGCTCCCCATACCCCAAGGCGCAGTGCCTGGAGCACGCCGTCAAGTACAAGAGCAACAAGGACACCAGCTGGATC gAGCACGGGGTGAAGGGAGAcatcttctccttccccagcgTGGACTACGAGAAGTACTACACCTTCTACGTGCGCAGCAAGATCAACAGCTACTGcggcagcacccagctctggaGCGAGTGGAGCGTCCCCGTGGTCTGGGGCAGAAACACCACCAGCAAGG GTCTCGcggaggagcagctgcagaggttCTGGATCCACACGGTTCTCGTCCCCAtcgcctcctgcctgctgctgctggtcctcGTCGTCCTGCTGGTGCGCATGGAGAG GGTTTGGGTCATCCTCATGCCCCGGATCCCCAACCCCAGCAAGAACTTCGACGAGCTCTTCATCACCCACAACGGCAACTTCCAG GAATGGGCTGGAGTCTCCAAAGACATGCTGGAGAGCTTCAAGCCCAACTACAGCGAGAGCATCTGCCACGTGAGCGAGCTGCCCTCCAAGGAGAGCCACGAGCCCCAGTGGGACGGCAGCAACCGCCCGCCGGGGGGGCCCGGGGCCCCGGCTGGGCCCCGTGAGCACAGCCCCTACCAGAACAACTACGTGGGGGTGTGa
- the LOC137863548 gene encoding sestrin-3-like isoform X2, translating to MIVCPQSMEHPRGSRCQRLPGQVVKMSGSEPERPQFLFVKALASRGRLEAVTQQMGYHPRYLDSFLKTQHYLLHMDGPLPFDCRHYIAIMAAARHHCRYLVNLHVLQFLRAGGDPQWLRGLDFIPPKLRNLNEINKILAHRPWLITKEHIEKLLKISEWSWSLAELVHAVVLLAHCHALASFVFGCGCEQEEGPGGRGSLKASPPGNQCFCEAATGNGCSQELLRINRKRSLDSCMELDSLRERIQRIHVETEGREETRLLPPDREEDTVGEVTGAANLACYMQDPDFGYQDFARRDEDQTQDYSWEDHGFSLVNRLYSDIGHLLDEKFRMVGGLQSSAMAKRQGCEPSVFKRGIWNYIHCMFGIRYDDYDYAEVNHLLERMLKVYIKTVTCYPEKTNPEMFDRFWKQFKHSEKVHVNLLILEARMQAELLYALQAITQYMVS from the exons ATGATCGTGTGTCCCCAGAGCATGGAGCACCCCCGAGGAAGCCGGTGCCAGCGGCTGCCGGGGCAG GTGGTGAAGATGTCCGGCAGCGAGCCTGAGCGCCCGCAGTTCCTCTTCGTGAAGGCGCTGGCGAGCCGGGGGCGGCTGGAGGCGGTGACCCAGCAGATGGGCTACCACCCGCGCTACCTCGACAGCTTCCTGAAGACGCAGCACTACCTGCTGCACATGGACGGCCCGCTGCCCTTCGACTGCCGCCACTACATCGCCATCATG GCGGCCGCCCGGCACCACTGCCGGTACCTGGTGAACCTGCACGTGCTGCAGTTCCTGCGGGCGGGGGGCGATCCCCAGTGGCTGCGCGGCCTCGACTTCATCCCCCCCAAACTCCGCAACCTCAACGAGATCAACAAGATCCTGGCCCACCGGCCCTGGCTCATCACCAAGGAGCACATCGAG aagctgctgaagatCAGCGAGTGGAGCTGGTCGCTGGCGGAGCTGGTGCACGCCGTCGTCCTCCTGGCGCACTGCCACGCACTCGCCAGCTTTGTCTTCGGCTGCGGCTGCGAGCAGGAagaggggccggggggccgggggtcGCTGAAGGCCTCTCCGCCCGGGAACCAGTGCTTCTGCGAGGCCGCCACCGGGAACggctgcagccaggagctgctgcgcATCAACCGCAAGAGG TCCCTGGACTCCTGCATGGAGCTGGACTCTCTCCGGGAGCGCATTCAGCGGATCCACGTAGAGAcggagggcagggaggagacGAGGCTGCTGCCACCAGACCGCGAGGAAG aTACCGTCGGGGAAGTCACTGGCGCCGCCAACCTGGCGTGCTACATGCAGGACCCCGACTTTGGCTACCAGGACTTCGCCCGGCGCGATGAGGACCAGACGCAG GATTACTCCTGGGAAGACCACGGCTTCTCGCTGGTGAACCGCCTCTACTCGGACATCGGGCACCTCCTGGATGAGAAGTTCCGGATGGTGGGTGGCCTGCAGAGCAGTGCCATGGCCAAGAGACAGGGCTGCGAACCCTCAGTCTTCAAGCGGGGCATCTGGAACTACATCCACTGCATGTTTGGCATCAG GTACGACGACTACGACTACGCAGAGGTGAATCACCTCCTGGAGCGAATGCTCAAAGTCTACATTAAGACTGTAACCTGCTACCCAGAGAAGACAAACCCCGAAATGTTCGACAGGTTCTGGAAGCAGTTCAAGCACAGTGAAAAG GTGCACGTGAACCTGCTCATCCTGGAAGCCCGCATGCAGGCGGAGCTGCTGTACGCGCTGCAGGCCATCACCCAGTACATGGTCTCGTAG
- the LOC137863548 gene encoding sestrin-3-like isoform X3 — MSGSEPERPQFLFVKALASRGRLEAVTQQMGYHPRYLDSFLKTQHYLLHMDGPLPFDCRHYIAIMAAARHHCRYLVNLHVLQFLRAGGDPQWLRGLDFIPPKLRNLNEINKILAHRPWLITKEHIEKLLKISEWSWSLAELVHAVVLLAHCHALASFVFGCGCEQEEGPGGRGSLKASPPGNQCFCEAATGNGCSQELLRINRKRSLDSCMELDSLRERIQRIHVETEGREETRLLPPDREEDTVGEVTGAANLACYMQDPDFGYQDFARRDEDQTQVFRVQDYSWEDHGFSLVNRLYSDIGHLLDEKFRMVGGLQSSAMAKRQGCEPSVFKRGIWNYIHCMFGIRYDDYDYAEVNHLLERMLKVYIKTVTCYPEKTNPEMFDRFWKQFKHSEKVHVNLLILEARMQAELLYALQAITQYMVS, encoded by the exons ATGTCCGGCAGCGAGCCTGAGCGCCCGCAGTTCCTCTTCGTGAAGGCGCTGGCGAGCCGGGGGCGGCTGGAGGCGGTGACCCAGCAGATGGGCTACCACCCGCGCTACCTCGACAGCTTCCTGAAGACGCAGCACTACCTGCTGCACATGGACGGCCCGCTGCCCTTCGACTGCCGCCACTACATCGCCATCATG GCGGCCGCCCGGCACCACTGCCGGTACCTGGTGAACCTGCACGTGCTGCAGTTCCTGCGGGCGGGGGGCGATCCCCAGTGGCTGCGCGGCCTCGACTTCATCCCCCCCAAACTCCGCAACCTCAACGAGATCAACAAGATCCTGGCCCACCGGCCCTGGCTCATCACCAAGGAGCACATCGAG aagctgctgaagatCAGCGAGTGGAGCTGGTCGCTGGCGGAGCTGGTGCACGCCGTCGTCCTCCTGGCGCACTGCCACGCACTCGCCAGCTTTGTCTTCGGCTGCGGCTGCGAGCAGGAagaggggccggggggccgggggtcGCTGAAGGCCTCTCCGCCCGGGAACCAGTGCTTCTGCGAGGCCGCCACCGGGAACggctgcagccaggagctgctgcgcATCAACCGCAAGAGG TCCCTGGACTCCTGCATGGAGCTGGACTCTCTCCGGGAGCGCATTCAGCGGATCCACGTAGAGAcggagggcagggaggagacGAGGCTGCTGCCACCAGACCGCGAGGAAG aTACCGTCGGGGAAGTCACTGGCGCCGCCAACCTGGCGTGCTACATGCAGGACCCCGACTTTGGCTACCAGGACTTCGCCCGGCGCGATGAGGACCAGACGCAGGTATTCAGAGTCCAG GATTACTCCTGGGAAGACCACGGCTTCTCGCTGGTGAACCGCCTCTACTCGGACATCGGGCACCTCCTGGATGAGAAGTTCCGGATGGTGGGTGGCCTGCAGAGCAGTGCCATGGCCAAGAGACAGGGCTGCGAACCCTCAGTCTTCAAGCGGGGCATCTGGAACTACATCCACTGCATGTTTGGCATCAG GTACGACGACTACGACTACGCAGAGGTGAATCACCTCCTGGAGCGAATGCTCAAAGTCTACATTAAGACTGTAACCTGCTACCCAGAGAAGACAAACCCCGAAATGTTCGACAGGTTCTGGAAGCAGTTCAAGCACAGTGAAAAG GTGCACGTGAACCTGCTCATCCTGGAAGCCCGCATGCAGGCGGAGCTGCTGTACGCGCTGCAGGCCATCACCCAGTACATGGTCTCGTAG